A window from Sphingobacterium hotanense encodes these proteins:
- a CDS encoding SusC/RagA family TonB-linked outer membrane protein, translating into MCKSKLGRYFSFVLSMLFVFTTSMSMAQTDRVIRGTVVDATTGAALGGVSISDSATKNATSTANDGTFEIGTRTNSTLIFQYVGYARKTVTVGAESNIRVQLSEDESELEEVVVVAYGTARKRDLTGAVSQIDSKALTQQSNSTVSRALEGAAPGIQVSAVDGQPGVDMGIRVRGLGSANQNTSNALVVIDGVPAQNDNPLASISPKDIESVTILKDAASTALYGSRGANGVVLITTKKGVKGTPRIAFESKLGMNQIGPYQYDKISDPKDIYEFAWLSIYNSVRYGVDGSGTAKGYTTNVQNPNMSHEEAALFASQHLFDYTGSTTDFKVNNLGNWMLYDVPGAIYTPTGGTGANASSTMTGAYLVNTDGKLNPNARLLYNENYDSHLLQNRTRQEYNVSASGGSDKIDYFISGGYLGDPSYIRGSSFKRYNGRANVNAQVYDWLKLGANVGYANRDTQSPATRFGRNPGSSTANAFRFINGQNPLTQLFARDQNGNIIQENGKDKVHVLQGDTWSPVGPTAAALSSTNVLTVLDNDIDKRVSDDWNTRVYGTINFLNDFTFTANFSLDKFNDIRTRYWNAESGQAAGIGAFGKVFSNVSIMNAQQLLNYNKTIGSHTIEGLLGHEYDAFQFETLNYRSSYSLIDNFPTYANYVGRYDGGTFSNPGGGIDTRRMESYFARGNYNYADKYFAQVSVRRDGSSKFKLKNKRWGTFWSVGAGWRINGEDFMENTQGWLDNLKVRASYGVIGNQNGISNYSGYQTWGFSAVYQQTTGGTGIPTSYVLNQNAYVNDQLTWEKINTFDAGLEVGLFNRVRATFDYYNRLTTNAIWSQPIAMSKGQSSILTNSAKLSNYGFEVDLSVDVIKNEDWTWTVSTNGTHYRTILKEVPPGVGSAALDGDWTGGVDGWSSAGTAGNTNIAYLRGIDKDYFNMYLFKYAGVDQSTGLPMFYHRVTEADLSAGLFSGSKVGESVATTDYSKASRYEMGSAVPSWIGGFSTSLRYKNFDLYGAFAYQVGGKFLSTEYANSLYVTENPGKALSSELIGNTWTPENTGAKFPMVMYGNTYGNGSTFGSWMYSDMAMFNASYLNLKNITVGYTLPADLLGNSKIKRLRVYASGDNIFMLTSHSGIDPRMSLVGGWEVGAYSYPTMRTFSAGVNLEF; encoded by the coding sequence ATGTGTAAATCTAAATTAGGAAGGTATTTCTCTTTCGTTTTGAGCATGCTGTTCGTGTTTACCACGAGCATGAGTATGGCTCAGACCGATCGAGTAATCCGGGGTACCGTTGTAGATGCTACAACAGGTGCTGCATTAGGGGGAGTATCCATTTCCGACTCTGCTACTAAGAATGCCACTTCCACGGCAAATGATGGTACATTCGAAATTGGAACCAGAACCAATTCAACATTAATCTTTCAATATGTTGGTTATGCAAGAAAAACAGTAACCGTTGGCGCGGAGTCCAACATTCGAGTTCAGCTGTCTGAGGACGAGTCAGAACTGGAGGAGGTTGTTGTCGTTGCATACGGTACGGCAAGGAAGCGTGATTTGACAGGTGCTGTGTCGCAAATCGACTCCAAAGCATTAACGCAACAATCCAACTCTACGGTGAGTAGAGCCTTAGAAGGCGCTGCACCGGGTATTCAAGTATCGGCGGTTGACGGTCAGCCAGGGGTCGATATGGGTATCCGCGTTCGTGGTTTAGGATCGGCAAATCAAAACACGTCTAATGCATTAGTGGTAATCGATGGTGTTCCAGCACAGAACGATAACCCGCTTGCATCGATCAGTCCGAAGGACATCGAGAGCGTGACGATCTTAAAAGATGCCGCTTCCACAGCGCTTTACGGTTCTCGTGGTGCCAATGGGGTAGTGTTAATCACGACCAAGAAGGGTGTCAAAGGAACGCCAAGAATTGCGTTTGAAAGTAAACTAGGGATGAATCAAATTGGACCATACCAATATGACAAGATATCTGATCCAAAAGATATCTATGAATTTGCTTGGTTGTCCATTTATAATTCAGTTCGCTATGGCGTAGACGGTTCAGGAACTGCCAAAGGCTACACGACGAATGTCCAAAATCCGAATATGTCACATGAGGAGGCAGCGCTATTTGCGTCGCAGCACTTGTTTGACTATACCGGCTCAACAACTGATTTTAAAGTAAATAACTTAGGCAACTGGATGTTGTATGATGTGCCGGGAGCCATCTACACGCCAACAGGAGGAACAGGTGCAAATGCATCGTCGACGATGACTGGCGCTTACCTTGTTAATACAGACGGTAAGTTGAATCCAAATGCAAGATTACTTTACAACGAAAACTATGACTCACATTTACTTCAAAACAGAACTAGACAGGAATACAATGTTTCAGCGTCTGGCGGTTCAGACAAAATAGACTATTTTATCTCGGGTGGTTACCTGGGAGACCCATCTTATATCCGCGGTTCATCCTTCAAACGCTATAACGGTCGTGCGAATGTGAATGCACAGGTTTATGATTGGTTGAAATTAGGTGCCAATGTTGGCTATGCTAACCGCGATACGCAATCGCCGGCAACACGTTTTGGTCGTAATCCGGGTAGTTCGACAGCAAACGCTTTCCGCTTTATCAACGGACAAAACCCACTGACGCAATTGTTCGCTCGTGATCAGAATGGAAATATCATTCAGGAAAATGGTAAAGATAAAGTACACGTGCTACAAGGCGACACCTGGTCACCGGTAGGTCCAACGGCAGCAGCATTAAGCTCAACCAATGTGTTGACGGTATTAGATAATGATATCGATAAGCGAGTTTCTGATGATTGGAATACGCGTGTTTACGGAACGATCAACTTCTTGAACGATTTCACGTTTACAGCAAACTTCTCATTAGATAAATTCAATGATATCCGTACGCGTTACTGGAATGCGGAATCTGGCCAAGCAGCTGGAATTGGTGCATTCGGAAAAGTATTCTCGAATGTGTCTATCATGAATGCGCAACAATTATTGAACTATAACAAAACCATAGGCTCTCACACGATTGAAGGTTTATTAGGACATGAATATGATGCTTTCCAATTTGAGACCTTAAACTATCGTTCATCGTACTCCCTGATCGACAACTTCCCGACCTATGCGAACTATGTTGGTCGCTATGACGGCGGTACATTCTCCAACCCTGGTGGTGGTATTGATACACGTCGTATGGAAAGTTATTTCGCTCGCGGTAACTATAATTATGCGGATAAATATTTTGCGCAAGTTTCTGTACGTCGTGATGGTTCTTCGAAGTTCAAATTGAAAAATAAACGTTGGGGTACATTCTGGTCTGTTGGTGCAGGTTGGAGAATCAACGGAGAGGATTTCATGGAGAATACACAAGGCTGGTTAGATAACTTAAAAGTTCGCGCTAGTTATGGTGTTATTGGTAATCAGAATGGTATTTCTAACTATTCAGGTTATCAGACTTGGGGATTCTCAGCAGTTTATCAACAGACGACGGGTGGTACAGGTATTCCTACATCCTACGTGTTGAACCAAAATGCCTATGTGAATGATCAATTGACTTGGGAAAAAATCAACACCTTCGATGCAGGTTTAGAGGTCGGATTATTCAATCGCGTTCGTGCCACATTCGATTACTATAACAGATTAACAACCAATGCAATCTGGTCACAGCCTATCGCTATGTCCAAAGGACAATCATCGATATTAACGAACTCTGCGAAATTAAGCAACTACGGTTTTGAGGTTGACTTAAGTGTGGATGTTATTAAAAACGAGGACTGGACCTGGACCGTTTCTACTAATGGAACGCACTACCGTACAATCTTGAAGGAAGTTCCTCCGGGTGTTGGTTCTGCAGCATTGGATGGTGATTGGACTGGCGGTGTAGACGGCTGGAGTTCGGCAGGTACAGCTGGCAATACGAATATTGCTTACCTACGCGGTATCGACAAGGACTACTTCAACATGTATCTTTTCAAATACGCGGGTGTCGATCAGAGCACAGGTTTACCGATGTTCTACCATAGAGTAACGGAAGCAGATCTAAGCGCTGGTTTATTCTCAGGCTCTAAAGTTGGAGAAAGTGTAGCGACTACAGATTACTCGAAAGCGAGCCGTTATGAAATGGGAAGTGCTGTTCCTTCTTGGATTGGTGGTTTCTCTACTTCATTGCGTTATAAAAACTTCGACCTATACGGTGCATTTGCTTACCAAGTTGGTGGTAAATTCTTGAGTACAGAGTATGCAAACAGCTTATACGTAACTGAGAACCCAGGTAAAGCTTTATCATCAGAATTGATTGGCAATACATGGACGCCAGAAAATACAGGTGCTAAATTCCCAATGGTGATGTATGGAAATACGTATGGAAACGGTTCTACTTTCGGAAGCTGGATGTATAGCGATATGGCGATGTTCAATGCTTCTTATTTGAACTTAAAGAACATTACAGTAGGCTATACACTTCCTGCGGATCTATTAGGAAATAGCAAAATCAAAAGATTAAGAGTTTATGCTTCTGGCGACAACATCTTTATGCTGACTTCACACAGTGGTATCGACCCAAGAATGTCATTAGTTGGTGGTTGGGAAGTAGGTGCTTACAGCTACCCTACGATGCGTACATTCTCAGCAGGTGTTAATCTAGAATTTTAA
- a CDS encoding RagB/SusD family nutrient uptake outer membrane protein, producing MKKIFLFFIAGTLFVSCNKKLDVAPPNNITDEQIQELLKSGDEATIRTVLGGMANSMPRAFNYGGSGNSESRYTNVFGLEVMRNLEGNDIVFGDQNLTIFGGDEYRFLDFISEGTNKNSPYWFFAWNGITTANKMLNYLDDATVGSNTILKEFKARGLILRAYSYNFLMENYQDAYLQGGKDKLGMPLYDTYLPTQESKARATATETYNFIKADLQQAIQYLKDAGKGYTAEVNDFDLGVANFILARVALWTGDWATVISSTNDILANYPNLLPQSAYGATNDGTQASPIMRPEKNGFLNNAVNPEVIFGFPLGDALTTHNMWMNPFAEAEGGLLRGYQRIDARLYNSIAADDFRKNAFMATAWGDYTYPTNNDKRTIPAYTNLKFAATHGLGSDDKKNVGKNTAYFFRTSEALLMKAEAQAQSGDAAGAKATLNKLLAARTKAGATTLTVDNYPGMAGLTPLQMVQLQTRIELWGEGGREFFNNKRWNIAVNRAGSTNHVDKSSYPVSKMTLQIPLDEMMYNDKMVQN from the coding sequence ATGAAAAAGATATTTTTGTTCTTTATAGCAGGAACGTTATTCGTTTCATGTAATAAGAAATTAGACGTGGCACCACCGAATAACATTACGGATGAGCAAATCCAGGAGTTATTGAAAAGTGGTGATGAAGCAACAATCCGTACCGTCTTAGGTGGTATGGCGAATAGTATGCCCCGCGCATTCAACTACGGTGGATCAGGTAACTCTGAATCTAGATATACGAACGTTTTCGGTTTGGAAGTTATGCGTAACTTGGAAGGAAATGACATCGTTTTTGGAGATCAGAACCTAACGATCTTTGGTGGCGATGAGTATAGGTTTTTGGATTTTATTTCCGAAGGAACAAATAAAAACTCGCCATACTGGTTTTTTGCTTGGAATGGTATCACCACGGCCAACAAGATGCTCAACTATTTAGATGATGCAACGGTGGGAAGCAATACCATCTTGAAAGAGTTCAAAGCTAGAGGCTTGATCCTTCGTGCTTACTCCTATAACTTCTTGATGGAGAACTATCAGGATGCCTACCTTCAAGGTGGCAAGGATAAGCTAGGAATGCCGCTTTATGATACCTACCTGCCAACGCAAGAAAGCAAAGCTCGTGCTACAGCAACGGAGACTTATAACTTCATCAAGGCGGATCTTCAACAAGCCATCCAATATCTAAAAGATGCCGGGAAAGGTTATACTGCTGAGGTAAACGATTTTGATCTAGGGGTTGCTAATTTTATTCTTGCGCGTGTTGCCTTATGGACAGGAGACTGGGCTACGGTAATTTCATCGACGAATGATATCTTAGCAAACTATCCTAATCTATTACCGCAGTCGGCCTATGGAGCAACGAACGACGGTACGCAGGCAAGCCCAATTATGCGTCCGGAGAAGAATGGCTTCCTGAACAATGCTGTGAACCCAGAGGTAATCTTCGGATTTCCTTTAGGCGACGCTTTGACGACACATAACATGTGGATGAATCCATTTGCCGAAGCTGAGGGTGGTCTGTTGCGCGGATACCAACGTATCGACGCCAGATTGTACAATAGCATCGCTGCAGATGACTTCCGTAAGAATGCGTTTATGGCAACTGCTTGGGGCGATTATACCTATCCTACAAACAACGACAAACGTACTATTCCTGCATACACGAACCTGAAGTTTGCTGCAACGCATGGACTAGGCAGTGACGATAAGAAAAATGTGGGCAAAAATACGGCTTACTTTTTCCGTACATCGGAAGCCTTGTTGATGAAAGCAGAAGCACAGGCACAAAGCGGCGATGCAGCAGGAGCGAAAGCGACTTTAAATAAATTGTTGGCGGCTAGAACTAAAGCAGGTGCAACAACGCTTACAGTGGACAACTATCCAGGAATGGCAGGCCTTACGCCGCTTCAAATGGTTCAATTGCAAACGCGTATCGAGCTATGGGGCGAAGGTGGTCGCGAATTCTTCAACAATAAGCGTTGGAATATCGCGGTAAACCGTGCTGGTTCGACAAACCATGTCGATAAATCTTCTTACCCGGTATCAAAAATGACTTTGCAGATTCCATTGGATGAGATGATGTACAACGATAAGATGGTTCAAAATTAA
- a CDS encoding phytanoyl-CoA dioxygenase family protein yields MKYQVSPEQIAFYRENGYLVIEDFLSPEELEHWREVVFSAVEKRAGQKMPGKKTQVGEDDGINKDADYFGKVFDQLLNLWQTDEGVKELMLDRRIGELVGNLAQADGIRIWHDQALFKRPFANPTAWHLDTPFWSFSDREALSIWIALDDATLENGCLYFVPGSFKKTDFTNIGIGKNMNGIFEVYPELAQINPAPAPLKAGSCSIHNGLTIHGAGPNMTNGYRRAMTCAYMPDGNVFNGQANILPPDYLATLKVGDLLNDDEQNPLIYHKSW; encoded by the coding sequence ATGAAGTATCAAGTTAGCCCGGAGCAAATTGCATTCTATCGTGAGAACGGTTATTTAGTTATCGAGGATTTTTTGAGTCCCGAAGAGCTGGAACATTGGCGGGAGGTCGTTTTCTCTGCCGTGGAAAAAAGAGCAGGGCAAAAGATGCCTGGTAAGAAAACACAAGTGGGAGAGGACGATGGAATCAATAAAGATGCGGATTACTTCGGAAAAGTATTCGATCAGCTATTGAATTTATGGCAAACGGATGAAGGTGTTAAAGAATTGATGCTGGATCGTCGTATCGGTGAGTTGGTTGGCAATTTAGCGCAGGCGGATGGTATTCGTATTTGGCACGATCAGGCTTTATTCAAACGTCCCTTCGCCAACCCGACAGCATGGCACTTAGATACGCCTTTCTGGTCGTTTTCCGACCGTGAAGCGCTATCCATCTGGATCGCATTAGACGATGCTACCTTGGAGAATGGCTGTTTATATTTTGTGCCTGGATCATTTAAGAAAACGGACTTTACGAACATCGGTATCGGCAAGAATATGAACGGTATTTTTGAAGTATATCCCGAGCTAGCGCAGATAAATCCTGCCCCAGCACCATTGAAAGCCGGAAGCTGTTCTATCCACAACGGATTGACCATTCACGGCGCTGGTCCGAACATGACCAACGGCTACCGCCGGGCAATGACTTGCGCGTACATGCCGGATGGCAATGTATTCAACGGACAAGCGAATATTCTTCCTCCGGATTACCTGGCTACATTGAAAGTAGGCGATCTGTTGAATGATGACGAACAAAACCCATTAATCTATCATAAATCATGGTAG
- a CDS encoding sugar phosphate isomerase/epimerase produces MVDIQFFYPRWGAEHTAWTDFLDRVKDAGYQGIEWYPYGEKNKNDYQQMLQSLQDRQLRYSIVFAVFGGAKDFAHYLELLEEQLTELANLGEYGLAPEFISAQVGREYYTSEQILACLAVCSKVEQQTGISIYQETHRNKWTYGIHRIPAIKEQFPGLKLTLDISHWYCVSESYLEDQQDLLTSLLSDVCHVHSRVGHTQGSQISDVSNPLFEDIVKTHLAVWQQYIIKQIQLGRKKLTFTTEFGPPPYLITSGDSVKDYEEQWRQNLWIKKYLMDHLKTI; encoded by the coding sequence ATGGTAGATATCCAATTCTTTTATCCGCGTTGGGGGGCAGAGCATACTGCTTGGACTGATTTTCTAGATCGCGTTAAAGACGCCGGATATCAAGGAATTGAATGGTACCCTTATGGGGAGAAAAATAAAAATGACTACCAGCAGATGTTGCAAAGTCTGCAGGATCGCCAACTGCGTTATAGTATCGTGTTCGCTGTATTTGGCGGAGCGAAGGACTTTGCACATTATTTGGAATTATTAGAGGAACAGCTTACAGAACTCGCTAACTTAGGGGAGTATGGTTTGGCTCCGGAATTCATTTCTGCACAGGTGGGTCGAGAGTACTATACGAGCGAGCAGATATTAGCATGTTTAGCGGTCTGTTCTAAAGTAGAACAACAAACAGGAATATCCATTTATCAGGAAACACACCGTAATAAATGGACCTACGGGATTCATCGAATTCCAGCAATCAAAGAGCAATTTCCGGGTCTTAAATTGACGTTGGATATCTCACATTGGTATTGCGTATCGGAAAGCTATCTGGAAGATCAGCAAGACCTATTAACTAGCCTATTATCCGATGTATGTCATGTGCATTCGCGTGTCGGGCACACGCAAGGCTCACAGATATCGGATGTTAGCAACCCATTATTTGAAGACATTGTAAAGACCCATTTAGCGGTCTGGCAACAATATATTATTAAACAAATCCAATTAGGAAGAAAGAAACTAACCTTTACCACGGAGTTTGGCCCTCCACCGTATCTCATTACGTCCGGCGATTCAGTGAAGGATTATGAGGAGCAATGGCGTCAAAACCTGTGGATAAAAAAATACCTAATGGACCATTTGAAGACTATTTAA
- a CDS encoding glycosyl hydrolase, translated as MNRRSFIRNTSLLGAGLALANLEESFASSAFKAKEDWYTLFKNPSMHYRPFVRWWWNGDKVEKGELSRQLRLLKDAGIGGVEINPISFPKRADDMGIPSVKWLSNEWIDLVKHTADDAKSLDMTSDLIVGSGWPFGSEDLKEDERAQVVLVYAEKLTGPMQFETSQFNICQAVDPGVTDKNPLRKPEILSLHLAKDPMSSLDQAQDLSAKRNDATIHVDVPEGKHVLYAVVRYTSFAQVINGAPGASGSILNHMDKQAVQNYLNRMSNTMQNRIGALSNYLRALFSDSMELEGCNWTHDFAEEFQKRCGYDLMPYLPFIMFKVGRLGAVVDENYGAEKSEDFKEVLSRVRFDFEYVKACLLRERFTETYLAWCKGLKVKSRAQAYGRGFFPLETSLGYDIPEGESWTTNYLRHKLGEEMSDEDYRRGRGYTMINKYVSSAAHLTGKRVVSCEEMTNTYLVFNATLELLKLGSDQSLLSGITHSIWHGFNYSPKQAPFPGWIQYGSYYSEKNNWWPYFKYLNTYKARLSSQLQNADMYTDMAILPANYDLWAEKGVQTDPFPERLNVPYTSLLWEAIHKTGGAADYVTELILKDSKIQNGKIMFGKKSYGVLFLPGVKSLGVETAKKLHEFVQQGGKLICMETTPSKSLGFKDMQARDREVQTWMQKIKGLGSNFVFVEKPVDNKFLEWYQSFHEEQNLPKYVKISEPNRFFMQNRYIRDDQSEFFFFQNAHRFNSHKTRIDFLSGVGKGKQAWIWDADTGERFRLKLDSSNGFEHNFGPTESLLVVFDKSKGGEWYQPAKLDGTNKQNLNAEWELELKHAQENRSKKIQLSQLIDMKLDDELRDFSGTAIYRKKINVQNVKNQTLNLGQVFGITDLFINGQPVGVKWFGRRIYDISKFLKPGSNDIEIRVTTTMGNYLKTLKDNENAQYWVNRPGREQEIQSMGIVGPVEIYN; from the coding sequence ATGAATAGAAGATCTTTTATACGCAACACCTCTCTGTTAGGTGCGGGATTGGCATTAGCCAACCTCGAGGAATCCTTTGCTTCCTCAGCCTTTAAAGCAAAAGAGGATTGGTATACACTCTTTAAAAATCCAAGCATGCATTATCGTCCTTTCGTCCGTTGGTGGTGGAATGGTGATAAGGTAGAAAAAGGCGAACTGTCGCGTCAATTGCGTCTGTTGAAAGATGCCGGCATTGGCGGGGTAGAAATAAACCCTATATCCTTTCCTAAAAGGGCAGACGATATGGGGATACCATCGGTAAAATGGCTGAGCAATGAATGGATTGATCTGGTAAAACATACTGCAGACGATGCGAAGTCATTAGATATGACGAGTGATCTTATCGTGGGCTCGGGATGGCCTTTCGGCTCGGAAGACCTGAAGGAGGACGAGCGTGCGCAGGTTGTGCTAGTCTATGCGGAGAAGCTGACAGGACCCATGCAATTTGAGACCTCGCAGTTCAATATCTGTCAGGCCGTGGATCCGGGAGTAACCGATAAGAATCCACTTCGCAAGCCGGAGATTCTATCGCTGCATCTGGCGAAAGATCCGATGAGCAGTCTTGATCAAGCACAGGACCTGTCTGCTAAGCGTAACGACGCGACGATACATGTGGATGTACCGGAAGGAAAGCATGTGCTTTATGCGGTCGTTCGATACACTTCGTTTGCACAGGTTATCAACGGCGCGCCGGGCGCATCAGGCTCTATCTTGAATCATATGGACAAGCAGGCGGTACAGAATTACTTGAACCGCATGTCCAATACCATGCAGAATCGCATTGGGGCGCTCTCAAATTACTTGCGTGCTTTATTTTCTGATAGCATGGAATTAGAGGGCTGTAACTGGACTCATGATTTTGCTGAAGAATTCCAAAAGCGCTGCGGCTACGACCTGATGCCTTACCTGCCTTTTATTATGTTTAAAGTAGGTCGACTAGGCGCTGTAGTTGATGAAAACTATGGTGCGGAGAAGTCGGAAGACTTTAAGGAAGTATTGAGTCGCGTTAGATTTGACTTCGAATATGTGAAGGCTTGCTTATTAAGAGAGCGATTTACAGAAACTTATTTAGCCTGGTGTAAGGGCTTAAAAGTTAAGTCTAGAGCACAGGCTTATGGACGCGGCTTTTTCCCGTTAGAAACTTCCTTAGGCTATGACATTCCTGAAGGAGAGTCCTGGACAACAAACTACCTACGACATAAGCTAGGCGAAGAGATGTCGGATGAAGACTATCGTCGTGGTCGAGGCTATACGATGATCAATAAGTACGTTTCTTCTGCCGCTCATCTGACAGGCAAGCGAGTGGTAAGCTGCGAGGAGATGACCAACACCTATCTAGTATTCAATGCGACCTTAGAACTGCTTAAATTAGGGTCAGATCAGAGTTTACTTTCGGGTATTACGCATTCCATTTGGCATGGTTTCAACTATTCGCCAAAGCAGGCGCCATTCCCTGGATGGATTCAATATGGATCTTACTATTCGGAGAAGAATAACTGGTGGCCTTACTTTAAATATTTAAATACTTACAAGGCTCGTTTGTCCTCACAATTGCAGAATGCAGATATGTATACCGATATGGCTATACTCCCTGCAAACTACGATCTGTGGGCAGAGAAAGGTGTGCAAACGGATCCTTTCCCAGAGCGCCTCAACGTGCCTTACACTTCCCTGCTATGGGAAGCTATCCATAAAACAGGAGGTGCGGCAGATTACGTCACGGAGTTGATTCTTAAAGATTCTAAGATTCAAAACGGCAAGATTATGTTTGGAAAGAAATCATACGGCGTATTGTTTCTTCCTGGCGTTAAAAGCCTAGGTGTGGAAACTGCCAAGAAATTGCACGAGTTTGTACAGCAGGGTGGCAAACTGATCTGTATGGAGACGACTCCGTCGAAAAGCTTGGGCTTTAAGGATATGCAAGCTAGAGATCGGGAAGTGCAGACCTGGATGCAGAAAATTAAAGGGCTAGGTTCAAACTTCGTCTTCGTAGAAAAGCCCGTAGATAATAAATTCTTGGAATGGTATCAGAGCTTTCATGAAGAGCAAAACCTGCCAAAGTATGTCAAAATCAGTGAGCCGAATCGCTTCTTCATGCAGAATCGATATATCCGTGATGATCAGTCGGAGTTCTTTTTCTTTCAGAATGCGCACCGATTCAACAGCCATAAAACGCGCATTGATTTCCTATCGGGAGTTGGCAAAGGCAAACAAGCTTGGATTTGGGATGCCGACACGGGCGAGCGTTTTCGATTGAAATTGGATAGCTCTAATGGCTTTGAGCACAATTTCGGACCAACGGAGTCCCTTCTTGTCGTATTCGACAAGTCGAAGGGTGGCGAATGGTATCAGCCTGCGAAACTAGACGGTACTAACAAACAAAATCTGAATGCGGAATGGGAGCTTGAGCTCAAGCATGCTCAGGAGAACCGCAGTAAGAAGATTCAACTATCTCAGCTGATCGACATGAAGCTTGATGATGAATTGCGCGACTTCTCCGGAACGGCGATCTATCGTAAGAAAATCAATGTTCAGAACGTCAAGAACCAGACGCTTAATCTAGGTCAGGTGTTCGGAATTACAGACCTTTTTATCAATGGACAGCCTGTGGGTGTAAAATGGTTTGGTCGCCGCATATACGATATCAGTAAATTCCTCAAACCGGGAAGCAATGATATTGAGATTCGTGTGACTACCACGATGGGCAACTATCTAAAGACTTTAAAAGACAATGAAAATGCGCAGTACTGGGTCAACAGACCTGGACGCGAACAGGAAATACAATCCATGGGGATTGTAGGCCCCGTAGAAATTTATAACTAA